A genome region from Bacteroidota bacterium includes the following:
- a CDS encoding cytochrome C oxidase subunit IV family protein, with product MAEHTNHVFGYKNNILVWIDLLILTFVTIEIAQFDFHDLTVVIALLVATAKTYLVGYFFMHLKFEKPWFRIMVGIMAFVFIAFLAILFFDYSFR from the coding sequence ATGGCAGAGCATACAAATCATGTTTTCGGTTATAAGAATAATATTCTGGTATGGATCGACCTGTTGATCCTTACTTTCGTCACCATTGAAATCGCCCAGTTCGATTTTCATGATCTTACGGTGGTAATCGCGTTGCTAGTGGCCACCGCAAAAACATACCTGGTAGGCTATTTCTTTATGCACCTGAAATTTGAAAAGCCATGGTTCAGGATCATGGTAGGTATTATGGCCTTTGTGTTCATTGCGTTTCTCGCAATATTGTTTTTTGATTACTCATTCAGATAG
- the coxB gene encoding cytochrome c oxidase subunit II, giving the protein MNPGASNFSQGVDLAFYVIFGISVVLLVLITVTMVYFIIRYNKKRHPVPANIEGSVTLEIIWTVIPVILVLIMFWFGYIGYKPMEQIPDEAIEITAIARMWSWTFEYDNGRKSDRLIVPYNKPVKLDLVSQDVLHNLYIPAFRIKKDVVPGRTNTMWFVAQKEGSYDILCAEYCGLRHAFMITKIDVIPDEEYLAWYELPEDSLKKDNAELWYEVTKANGCIGCHSTDGSKLVGSTFKGLYNSKKLVITAGKEREIVADEEYLKKSITEPNEDVVKGYSLGLMPSYKDQISDEDIDIIVKYIKSLADEQK; this is encoded by the coding sequence ATGAATCCTGGAGCATCCAATTTTTCTCAGGGGGTTGACCTCGCCTTTTACGTGATTTTCGGCATATCGGTGGTGCTGTTGGTTCTGATAACAGTAACTATGGTGTATTTCATTATTCGTTACAACAAAAAGCGCCACCCCGTTCCAGCCAATATTGAAGGCAGTGTCACTCTGGAGATCATCTGGACGGTCATTCCTGTAATCCTGGTATTGATCATGTTCTGGTTTGGTTACATAGGTTACAAACCTATGGAACAAATCCCTGACGAAGCTATAGAGATAACGGCCATAGCCAGGATGTGGAGCTGGACTTTTGAATACGATAACGGGCGCAAGAGTGATCGTTTGATTGTTCCCTATAACAAACCGGTAAAGCTTGATCTGGTTTCTCAGGATGTATTGCACAACCTTTATATTCCTGCCTTCCGCATAAAGAAAGATGTGGTGCCCGGTCGGACCAACACTATGTGGTTCGTAGCTCAAAAAGAGGGTTCGTATGATATCCTGTGTGCCGAGTATTGCGGGTTACGGCATGCATTTATGATCACTAAGATTGACGTGATACCGGATGAGGAGTACCTGGCGTGGTATGAGCTGCCTGAAGACAGCCTGAAAAAGGACAATGCAGAGTTATGGTATGAAGTTACCAAAGCCAACGGCTGCATCGGTTGCCATTCAACAGACGGCAGTAAGTTGGTAGGATCCACGTTCAAGGGATTGTATAACAGCAAAAAGCTTGTTATAACGGCAGGAAAGGAACGCGAAATCGTTGCCGACGAAGAGTATCTTAAGAAATCCATCACAGAGCCCAACGAAGATGTGGTCAAAGGTTACTCCCTGGGCCTGATGCCTTCTTACAAGGACCAGATCAGCGATGAAGACATTGACATCATCGTGAAGTACATCAAATCCCTTGCGGATGAACAGAAGTAA